Genomic window (Verrucomicrobiia bacterium):
CCCGCCCGGCCAACGCAAGTTAGCCGCATGCAAAGCACCGCCCGCCCGCCTGGTCCCCCCTCCCGCCGCGTGTTTGTTGCGCGTGTCCTGCAAACCGGCGCCTTGGCGCTGGCGGGGCCGGGATTTTTGCGGGCCGCCGCCGGGCCGGCGGTGCTCACCCCGGGGCGCCCCGTCCTCACCCACGGCATCGCCAGCGGCGATGTGACCGCCGACACCGCTGTGATCTGGAGCCGCACCGACCGCCCCGCGCGCATGTACGTGGAATGGAGCACGGTGGAATCCCTCGCCCAAAGCCGCAAGGTGGTGGGGCCGCTGGCGCTCGCCTATTCCGATTTCACCGCCAAGACCCTGCTGACCGGCCTGCCGCCCGGCCAGCGGATTTTTTACCAGGTGCAGTTCGTCACGCCGGAGGGGGCAGCCAGCGAGCCGTTGCGCGGCACGCTGGTCACCGCTCCGCAGGATCGGCGCTCGGTCCGGCTGGCGTGGTCGGGCGACACCTGCGGCCAGGGCTACGGCATTGATGAAACGCGCGGCGGCTTTCTCGCCTACCGCACGCTGTTGCATCTGCGCCCGGACGTGTTCATCCACAGCGGCGACTGGATTTACGCGGACAACCCCCTGGAGCCGCAACGCAAGCTGCCCGGCGGGGGCGTCTGGCGCAATCTCGTGGCCGAGGGCAAGGAAAAGGTGGCTGAAACACTGGACGAATTCCGCGGCAACTACCGCTACAATCTCCTGGACCGTCACTACCGCGCCTTTCACGCCGCCGTGGCCACGCTGGGACAGTGGGATGATCATGAAGTGCGCAACAACTGGTATCCCGGCCAGGTGCTTGATGATAAACGCTACACCGAGAAGGATGTGGACCGGCTCTTCCGCCGCGCCCAGCGGGCGTTTTGGGAATATGTGCCCCTGCGGCCGGATCCGCAGTTGCGGATTTACCGGCACATCCCCCGCGGCCCCTTGTGCGATGTTTTCCTCCTCGACTGCCGCACCTACCGCGGCCCCAACGGCCCCAACCGCCAGACTGAACGCGGGCCGGAGACCGCCTTCCTGGGCGAGGCCCAACTGGAATGGCTCAAGCGCGCCCTGCAGGCCAGCCGCGCCACGTGGAAAATCATCGCCAATGACATGCCCATCGGCATGTTGATTCCCGACACGCGCGGCACGTTTGAAAACTGCTCCAACGGCAACGGCCCCCCGCTGGGGCGGGAGCTGGAGTTTGCCGAATTGTTGTCCTTCATCAAGGCGCAGCGCCTCCGCAACGTGGTGTGGCTCACCGCCGATGTGCACCACGCCATCACCCACCATTACCATCCCGATCGCGCCGTGTTCAAAGACTTCGAGCCGTTTTGGGAATTTGTCAGCGGCCCCCTGCACGCCGGCACCTACGGGCCGGGGCAGTTGGACAACACCTTTGGGCCCCGCGTGGAATGGAACTCCCGCGCCCCGGGCGCGCCGGAGGCCGGGCCGTTCAATGACCAGCAGTTTATTGGCGTGGTGGACATCGAAGGCCCTTCCGGCCGCCT
Coding sequences:
- a CDS encoding alkaline phosphatase D family protein, whose translation is MQSTARPPGPPSRRVFVARVLQTGALALAGPGFLRAAAGPAVLTPGRPVLTHGIASGDVTADTAVIWSRTDRPARMYVEWSTVESLAQSRKVVGPLALAYSDFTAKTLLTGLPPGQRIFYQVQFVTPEGAASEPLRGTLVTAPQDRRSVRLAWSGDTCGQGYGIDETRGGFLAYRTLLHLRPDVFIHSGDWIYADNPLEPQRKLPGGGVWRNLVAEGKEKVAETLDEFRGNYRYNLLDRHYRAFHAAVATLGQWDDHEVRNNWYPGQVLDDKRYTEKDVDRLFRRAQRAFWEYVPLRPDPQLRIYRHIPRGPLCDVFLLDCRTYRGPNGPNRQTERGPETAFLGEAQLEWLKRALQASRATWKIIANDMPIGMLIPDTRGTFENCSNGNGPPLGRELEFAELLSFIKAQRLRNVVWLTADVHHAITHHYHPDRAVFKDFEPFWEFVSGPLHAGTYGPGQLDNTFGPRVEWNSRAPGAPEAGPFNDQQFIGVVDIEGPSGRLTVTHYNRDGQALASTTLEPEAA